DNA from Flavobacterium aestivum:
CTGATATCGTACAAGAATTCAATGATTATCGTTCTAAAATGAACGAAAAATTATTGGCCGACAATAATAAAATAGTGAAACGCATTTTCAATCTTGACACCAATGCTTATGCTGCGGGAGCCTTAGATGTAAAAACCAAAGAACTACTAGGTTTAGTAGCTTCGGCAGTTTTGCGTTGTGATGATTGCGTAAAATATCATTTGGAAACCAGCTATAAAGAAGGAGTTACTAAAGAAGAAATGATGGAAGCTATGGGAATTGCAACCCTTGTTGGTGGCACAATTGTAGTACCTCATTTGCGTAGAGCTTATGAATTTTGGGAAGCATTGGAAGAGCAAGGAAATTAGATAATTAATAAATCTGATAATGAGATAAATTAGATTTTCGAAACATTGTCTCATTGTCTAATTGACACATTATCTATATTGACACATTACCTAAATTATCTAATTGAACAATGAAATTAAGAGCAGAAAATTTAATAAAAACATATAAGGGCCGTAGTGTCGTAAAAGGCATTTCTGTAGAAGTGAACCAAGGCGAAATTGTAGGGCTTTTAGGTCCCAATGGCGCTGGAAAGACCACTTCATTTTATATGATTGTAGGATTGGTTAAGCCAAATTCAGGAAACATTTATCTTGACGATTTGAACATTACGGATTATCCGATGTACAAAAGAGCACAGCAAGGAATTGGTTATTTGGCACAAGAAGCTTCCGTTTTTAGAAAATTAAGTATCGAAGATAATATTTTAAGTGTATTGCAATTAACCAAACTTTCCAAAGAGCAGCAGATAGCCAAAATGGAAAGCTTAATTGCCGAATTTAGTTTAGAACACATTCGTACCAATCGCGGGGATTTACTTTCGGGAGGAGAGCGTCGTCGTACCGAAATTGCCCGTTGTTTAGCAACCGATCCAAAATTCATCTTACTTGATGAACCTTTTGCAGGTGTCGATCCAGTTGCTGTAGAAGATATTCAAAGAATTGTAGCTCAATTAAAAAATAAAAATATCGGAATCTTAATAACTGACCATAACGTGCAGGAAACTCTGGCCATCACTGACAAAACGTATCTTATGTTTGAAGGAGGAATTCTAAAAGCCGGTATACCTGAAGAATTGGTTGAAGACGAAATGGTACGTCGCGTATATCTAGGTCAGAATTTCGAATTAAGAAAGAAGAAGTTAGAGTTTTAATTTTTTTAGATAAACAGCTGCTAATTTTAAATAAAAAATCTCAAGAGCTAACATTCATAGTCCAAGACTATTCAACGGTAATAAAATGTAGTTGCTGTAAATCGCCATTATAGATATTTACGTCTACGCTATAATCGATTCCTGGGACTGTGGCTTTTTCTGTAAATTGCCAAAAGAGCCAGTTGTCTTGAATTTTTTCTCTGTAAAAGTTATAATTGGCTATCCAAAAAAGATAATCACTAAACTCCTCTTTCAAAAAATCATCATAGTATTTCTCTCCAGTATAAATTACTGGTCGCACTCCATAATGCAATTCTACTGCATTCAGCCAACGTCTTAAACCTACTTTCAATCTTTCAATAGACTGTTCTTTAGGAAGTTTTTCGATATCCAAAACTGGTGGTAAATCTCCTTTTCTTAGTTTAACCGTTTTTATAAAGAGTTTGGCTTGTTCTAAGGAATTTTCGTTGGGACGATAGTAATGATAAGCACCCCGTATCATTTTGTTTTCTTTGGCACCAAGCCAATTTTTTTTAAATTGGTGATCTACCCTATCATTTCCAACAGTTGCCCGAATGAAGACATAATGCAACGGATATTTTTTTTCTAAAGTATCAACATAAGACCAGCGGATTTTCCCCTGATATTCGGAAACATCCAAGCCTACTATTTTACCCTCATTTTTTTCTAAAACCCGTAGATTCCTAGCTTCAGAAAAAACATCGGTATGACTATTGTAATGCGATTTAAAACCTAAATAATTCGCTAAACCGGAACGATAATGATATGCAACTGACAATACCGCCACAATCAAGAAACCAACTATAAAATAACCAAATATCTTAGCCGAGAAAACGGTTCTCTTCTTTTTAGACTTACGACTATAAGCTGTTCTTGTATTCTTTTTCTTCATCCAAAAAAACTACTTTTTTAGAAACTTATTATTAATTATTGAAAGTAATACATAGAATATGATTACCAATGCTATTCCTAAATATTGAAGAAAAAACAACAACAAAACAGAGATGGTTAAAAAAACAATCTGAAGTGCATTATCCTTGAAATTAAATTTCTTGATTTTCAATGCAAATAAAGGAATTTCAGCATTCATGACATAGGCGCTAAACAATGATATTAGTAGTAAAACCCATTTTTCAGTTAAAATTTCGAGTACCATCAATGACTCAGCAGAATAATATTCTAATACTAGAGGAAGACTCAATATAAAAAGAGTATTAGCCGGTGTTGGCAAACCTATAAACGAATCTGTCTGACGGGTGTCTATATTAAATTTAGCCAAACGAAAACACGCCCCCAATGTAATTATAAATCCTAAATAAGGGAAATATTGAAGATATCCCTCACTCATATCTACCGAACTGCTAAGCATCATTTTGAACATCACAAATCCGGGAACAACACCGCTGGTTACCATATCGGCCAATGAATCCAATTGTAGACCTAGAGGACCGGCTACTTTAAACAAACGAGCAAAAAAACCATCAAAAAAATCTAAGAAGATACCTAGACAAACAAAAATGAATGCCATCTCAAAACGATCATTACTAGTATATACTAAAGCGATACAACCACATAAAAGATTTAACAGAGTTATTGTATTTGGGATGTGTTTTTTGATGTTCATAGTTTTTTAATTGAATTTTATGCTCGACAAATTTAATACAATATGTGGATGAGATACGCGTTTTTAATGGAGATTTTCGACTACTTTTTATCAAATCTTATTAATTTATAGAAATGAAGAAGTTACATCATCAAAAAACTTTATTTTTGGAAAAAATTAAAAATCATTTTTTGCTTACAAATATCAACTTTTGAGAAAAACACAGCTCTTTTTATTGCTTTTTATTGCTATATCTTCTTATAGCCAAACCGTTCGCAAATATTCTAATGAGTTCATGAATATTGGTGTAGACGCCGCTGCATTGGGTATGTCTAATGCTGTTGTTGCTTCTACCGCCGATGTAAATTCATGTTATTGGAATCCCGCTGGACTAATTCATCTGGAGGATAACCAAATCGCTTTAATGCATGCCAATTACTTCGCTAATATTGCTAAATACGATTATGCCGCCTATGCAAGTCCAATTGATGATAGAAGTGCATGGGGAATTTCAATAATTCGTTTTGGTGTAGATGACATTTTAAACACAACCGAATTAATTGACAACGAAGGCCATATAGATTACAATCGAATTAAACTTTTTTCAACTGCAGACTATGGCTTTACTTTTTCTTATGCTGTAAAGTTACCTGTACCCGGATTTCAATATGGAGTTAATGCTAAAATTATCCGAAGAGTAATTGGAGATTTTGCAAGTTCTTGGGGATTTGGTTTTGATTTTGGTTTGCAATTCGAAAAAAATGATTGGCAATTCGGGTTAATGCTTCGCGATATCACCACTACATATAATATTTGGAACATTAATGAAGCTGCTTATCAAAAAATAGCAGATGCTATTCCTGGTCAAAACCAAGAAATGCCCGAAAGTTCAGAAATCACACTTCCTAAAGCTCAACTGGGAGTGGCAAAAAAGTTTATTTTTCATGAAGATTACAGTCTCTTGACTACTGCCAATATGAACATGCAATTTACCAAAACCAATGATTTAATTTCAAGCAGCTTTGTAAGTATCGATCCTGCCATTGGTTTAGAATTTGGTTATACCAATCTTGCTTTCTTAAGAGCTGGTATTGGAAATTTTCAGCAGGTAACACAATTAGACAATACAGAAAAAATAGGGTTTCAACCTAATATTGGTTTAGGTTTTAAATACAAAGGCATCGCTATTGATTATGCGCTAACTGCTCTAGGCAACCAAAGTACTGCTCTGTACTCGAATGTATTTTCTCTAAAAATTGATTTATCGCTTTTTAGAAATTAACTTTTAGACTATTCAAAAAATTACATCTTAATTATATTTTAAAATTGACAAAATGAAAGCTAGCCAATTAAAGAACATTTTTGTTTGTATTCTTTTACTGAATTCAATTTATAACTCTTTCGGTCAAGATGTTTTATTATCAAAAAATGCCCATATTAGTGTACTTACTTGTGGCACCGGGAATGAGTCTTATTCGTTATTTGGCCATACTGCAATAAGAGTAAGCGATATTGACAATAATATCGACATAGTTTACAACTATGGTGCATTTGACTTTGATACGCCAAATTTTGTAATGCAATTTACCAAAGGTGATTTAAATTATTTTATAACAAACAATCGATATATTGATTTTATCAATCAGTACACTTATGAAAAAAGAGATGTCTATGAACAAGAATTGAATATCCCTCTTGCTCTTAAACAAGAACTATTTAACAACTTAGCACAATCAATGTTATCTGATGAACGCTTATACAATTATAAATTTATAGATAATAATTGTACATCTAAGGTTGTAGATGTGATCAATAAAACTTTAAAATCTAAAGTAATTATCAAAAAAACAGATACTGATCAAACCTACAGATCTATTCTTTTTCCTTACTTTGACAACCATTTTTATGAAAAACTAGGAACAAGCATTGTATTTGGGAGAAAAGTGGATCAAATGGGCACTAAAATATTTTTACCTTTTGAGCTTCAAAAAAGCCTAAAGCTCATTCAATACCAAAACCATCCTTTGTGTGGAGAAAACAAAACTATACTTACTTTTGAGGAGGAAACCCCATCTTCTTGGTGGAATAATTGCTATTCTTATCTTTTGCTCTTAGGATTTGTAATACTAATAAATAAAAGAGCTATTGACTTCGTTTATCTATTTACAATAGCCTTATTGGGATCATTATTTGTTTTTTTAGGATTTTATTCCTCTCATCAAGAACTAGGATATAACTACAACATACTATTATTTAATCCCATACTTTTCATAGCATTGTTTTTTTGGAGTACAAAAAACTCAAAATGGACATATAAAACAGCTGGTTTTACTATCCTCACTATGGTTTTATATTTCTTTTTGATGCTAAATAAAGTTCATTTACTGATAATTGCTCCTATTTTAATAACTAACCTAGTTGTTTTAATAAGACTAGCTATCAGAAATAAAAAGCGTATTCCAATAATAATCTAATTTATTGACCTCTATAGAACAAGACGGTAGAAATTGTTTTGAAGACAATACTCAAATCCAAATAAATACTTCGGTGTTTGATGTAGTACAAATCGTATTGAAGTTTTACCAAACTGTCTTCTATTTTTTCGCCATATGAATAATTCACTTGAGCCCAACCTGTTAGACCAGGTTTAATAATATGGCGAGTTTCATAAAAAGGCATTATTTTAGCAATTTCATTTACAAAATAAGGGCGCTCTGGACGAGGTCCAATAATGGCCATATCACCTTTCAGAATATTAATAAACTGAGGAACCTCATCTATTCTTGTTTTTCTCAAAAATTTACCAAACTTGGTTATACGAGAATCATTGGTTGTGGTAAAAACAGCTCCTTTGGTTTCCGCATTTTTAATCATAGTTCTGAACTTTAAAATTTCAAATTCAACACCATCTTTACCAACTCTTTCTTGGGTATAAAACAATTGTCCTTTGTTCCAAAAAATATTTCCTAAGAGAATTATAGGAACCAAAACCAAACCAATACATATACCCAGTAATGACAAACCTATTTCGAATAATCTAACAATTGATAAATACAGTTTATTTTGGTTACTTCGACTAAAAGGAAAAAAACGATAAAAATCTCTGGCAATATATTGTACAGCAATACGCAGTGTTTTGTTTTCATAAACTTGTGTATACTCTCTGATAGTTACCCCTGATTCTAATATTTGAAGCAACTGTTGGTATAAATCTACTGTTATACCGTCGGTTTTTGGGGACGCTACAACAAGTTCAGAAATTCCATTTTCCGTTACAAACAAGCTTAATTCTTCTCTTTTAATACATCGTACATAATGATCCTCGAAATTATCATTAATAGGCTGCTCAGCATTTACATATCCTATTATTTTATAATGAGGATCTGCGTTTTCAATCCCCAAAATTAATTCCTCAACCTGCTCCCTGTCACATATTAACAACACTTTTTGCACAAATCTGTTAGAGGCTAAAAATCGAACATAAATCATTCTCCATGTATATAATGCTAAAAAAACTGCCAGATAGAAAAACAATAATTGAAGCCTATTCTTTGGCAATTGAGGAGAAAAAATTGGTGTCAGCAAATAAAATACCACAGTGGCAGTAGTCGCAAGAACAGTGCTTCTCAGAACTTGAAAGTGGTTACTAGCCACCTGAAGATTATACATTTCAAAAACAGCACCAAATACATTTATATAGATAGCCAAAACTATTGTCCAATAATAGTTTGTGACAGAAAATCTAAAATATTCGAAATGAAATAAAAAACCAACTAGGTATAACGCAAACAAAACAGAAATAACATCAAAAAAGCGCAATAGGAGCTTTCTCTCAGAAATTTCGAAGTGTATGTTTTTTTGGTTACTCATAAGATTAAAAAGTCATATAATGTTGCAAGGTAATTAAATATACAAAAAAGAAAACAATTATTTTAGGATTCTAATCCAATTATGTCTTAGAGATATCCAATCAAAACTCTCTGCTTTTTGCCTAGCATCTCCTGTTAGCCTAATAAATAAATCCGGACTTTCAATTATTTCCTCTATAGCCGATACCATTCCATTAACATCATTATCTAATACTAATAGAGCCTCTTTTTTATTTTCTAACAAATAAGGGATACCTCCAACATTCGTAGAAACTACTGCCAATCCTAAGCTCATAGCTTCAACAACACTTACTGGCATATTATCAAAATGAGTGGTATTTATAAAAACTGCATATTCCTTAGAAAGATTTATCCAATCTTGTTTTGATAATTTTCCTGTAAAGAGTACCTCCAATTTTAAATCTTTGGCTTTTTCTTTTGCCTCTAATAAGCTCCCATCTTTTTCAGGCCCAACCATACAAAGTCTCGCTTCTGGATATTTCTTTTTTATTGAAGAAAATACCTCAATAGCCATTAACGGATTGTATATTTGAGCAAAAGAACGAACCCACAAAAGGTTTGGAGCAGCTTTTTCTCGTTCATGTAATGGATAGTTTTTTATTTCTATCCCATTTGGAATATGAATCAAATTATCAAAACCTTTTTCTTTGAATTTCTCTAATAAATACTTAGAAGGAGAAACATTCTGATAAGAATTTTTAAAAATCATATTACTGATTTTTGGATTTTTCTTTAACCGAAAAGGCAAATTACCTCCATGTAAAATTGGTATATACTTTAAATTTAGTAACCTACACAACTGTGAAGAAGCGAATGCATACCAAAAATTGGTGGTACTATAAGTATCGATAAGCACATAATTAGCTTTTTTATTTTGCAATACACTCCAAAGCATAGCAATCAATCTTTGCAGCTTATATTTTTTTGAAGAACTATAAGTCATACTAAACCCTTCTTGTTCCAAAAGTGGTCCGAGAATTTCTATGGTAGTTGGAGTAACTCCATGTTTAGATAGCTTATTTCCTATGTAGAGTATTTTTTTCATACAAAGATATATTTCTCTTTAGTGAAATATGGCATCACCATTCTTCATTTCTGTCTCTTTTGGAATCGTATCAATTTCTTCAATATAAACTTTTAACAATGAAAGCGCATAAACAAATGCTGGAGCTGCAAGTCGCATGGCGGCATGGTTAATGGTCAGCAGCCAAAAAGCTAGAAAAGACAACAGTAATAAATTTTGACGGCTATCTACAAATAATAATAAAGGAGTAAATAATAAAATCATTAGATCAATTAATCCTAGTGAACCGTGCTCTGCCAACATTCTAGTAATTTCATTATGTGAGGCAACTACGTTCCCAGTTACTTCTTCCCTAATTTCTTTACCTCTTCCCACACCTGCCCCTAAAACCGGGTTATCAAAAAAAATCTGTAACTCAGACTGCATAAGTTCCTCCCTTCCGCTAAATTGACTTTTTTTCTCTCTTCCCGTTGCATCTTGATTAGCATATCGCTTATTAATCAATCCGCCAGTTTGCATAGAACTATACCCCCAAACTCCTAATCCAGCCAAAAAAGATAGTATAATAATCAATCCCATTTTAGGCTTTGTATTAAGATTAGCCTGAAAATACAGTACTGTCATAAGTAAAAAAATCATCAAAACTGCCGTCATTACTCCTCCTCTGGAAAAAGTAACGATTCCTCTAAAAGCAAAAACCAAAACAAATCCCGCATTTATTATTTGCAGCAATCTGCTTTTTGAATTTAGCAGCAATTGTACAAAAAAAATAAAAATCCCTAATCCCAATATAGTAGATACTTGATTAGGTCCAAATCCCCCTGAGGTTTCAAAATTTGATTGTGTTCCCGTAACTACATCTCTCACGCTGGGAGTATATAAAAACAGGTAAACCACTATAGAAACCAAAGGCAAAGAAAAAGTTGTAATTACACCTTTTAATCGGTCAAAAGCAATTTTTCTTTGGTAACAATATATCGAAGAAATTCCCAAACAAACTGGCCCCGAAATATTAAACGCTATTGCCTTTCGGAGATCAGTTTCAAAATTCATAGAAAGGATCGATATAATAATACCTGGAATTAACAATGTCAAAAAGACCCAATATAAAAAAGCATTTTTTGAAAATCCAGAATAAATCATTCCTAGAAACATAAAAATTAAGATCGAATATTTACCAAACTCGCTCAAGATTACTCCATCAGTCATTCTCAAAAGCACCTCAACACTAACTACATAGGCTGACATTATAAGTACTTCATTATTTTTGTTTTTCTTTTTTACAATATAGTAAACGCCAAATACAAATATTATCAAAGTATATACTTTAGAAATGATAGGCAAAACATATACTAATGCCCCAAGAAAAGCATGAAAGAGTATTAAATAAATATAAGACAGTTCTTCCTTCTTCATTTCAACTTTTTTTTAACCAATTTAAATACTTTCTCAATACATTTTCAGCTGAATATTCTGCTTGAATACAGCTATAAAGAGCATTCCCGAAATCAAATCTCAAAGCCTCGTCCTTTATCAATTCTACTAGAGATTGATAATACAAATCAGGTTCGTTAGAATCGACAATAAAACCATTCTTCCCATGTTGCACTATCATCGGAATCTCTCCCACTCGTGTAACTACAACTGCTTTTTTATATAATCCATATTCCAAAAGTGCAACTGGAAGTCCTTCGGATTGTGAAGTCAAAATAGCAATATCCGATTGTGATAAAATATTCTCTACATCTTGCTTGGAACCATATAGAAACACATTGTTTTCTAAATCATAATCCATTATTAGCCTTCTAATTTGCTCAGAATATTTATCCTCGAAGTCTTGCCCAACCAAATGAAAAGTCCAATTTGGCTGGAATTGTCTAAGTTTTCTAGCTACCTCTAACAACAAAAAATGATTTTTTTGTTCTCTTAAATTAGCCAAAGATACAATTCGTCTTCCTTCAACCCCTTTTAGGACTGTATCTCCCACAATTCCCATCTCAATCACCGGAAAGTTAGGCAAAAAAATAACGTTTTTAGCTTTTAGTTTCTGCTCCGACCAATCTTTAAGCTTTTGATTTACGGCGATAATTCCATTAAAAAAATAAGCTGTCAGTTTCAATACAAAATAAGGTCTAGTTGCTAAAAATTCATTATTACCATAATGATCGTGTCTAATAATCGTTAACGATGGTAGGCTCATTTTTAAAAGAAAAGCAAGAAAAAAAGAAGTACTATGTGCATGAACATGAGTAACCTTGTTCTTTAAAACATAAGACCGTAATCTAAAAAGAGCTGCTGTATCAAGTCGCTTTTTTTTATTCAAAAACAAATAGGAAACATTTGGGTGAATTTGATGCAGTAGAGAACCCTCTTTGCGAGTAGCAACTAAACCCGAAAATTCAATTTTATCGACCAAAGCATTCGCATAATTTACCGCCATACGCTCAGCTCCTCCTGCATCTAGTGAGTCTATGATTTGAATAATTCTCATTATAACAATACTTTTTTTATTTCTGCTTCAAAAATATCAAGTGTGTATTTTTGTGACCATTCCGATGCTTTTTTTCTTTTAGCATCATAATCAATTTTATTATTTAAAGCAGCTTCTACCTCACGTACATCTTTCTCTAAACTCATTTGTAACAATACTCCTCTTTCTCCATAATTCAGCATAAAAGGAACACAAGAAACAGCAGTTGCAACTGGGACACATCCCCAAAACATTCCTTCGGCAATTGCTTTTGGCCAACCTTCACTTTGAGAAGGTAAAATTACAAAATGACTTTTTTGATATATCTTTTTGATTACTTCTTTTTCCTGATTTCCACATAGGTTGACAAATGTTGCTATCCCCCTTGAACTAATATATTGTTCTAAATAATCTCTCTCGACTCC
Protein-coding regions in this window:
- a CDS encoding glycosyltransferase family 4 protein encodes the protein MKKILYIGNKLSKHGVTPTTIEILGPLLEQEGFSMTYSSSKKYKLQRLIAMLWSVLQNKKANYVLIDTYSTTNFWYAFASSQLCRLLNLKYIPILHGGNLPFRLKKNPKISNMIFKNSYQNVSPSKYLLEKFKEKGFDNLIHIPNGIEIKNYPLHEREKAAPNLLWVRSFAQIYNPLMAIEVFSSIKKKYPEARLCMVGPEKDGSLLEAKEKAKDLKLEVLFTGKLSKQDWINLSKEYAVFINTTHFDNMPVSVVEAMSLGLAVVSTNVGGIPYLLENKKEALLVLDNDVNGMVSAIEEIIESPDLFIRLTGDARQKAESFDWISLRHNWIRILK
- a CDS encoding PorV/PorQ family protein, with translation MNIGVDAAALGMSNAVVASTADVNSCYWNPAGLIHLEDNQIALMHANYFANIAKYDYAAYASPIDDRSAWGISIIRFGVDDILNTTELIDNEGHIDYNRIKLFSTADYGFTFSYAVKLPVPGFQYGVNAKIIRRVIGDFASSWGFGFDFGLQFEKNDWQFGLMLRDITTTYNIWNINEAAYQKIADAIPGQNQEMPESSEITLPKAQLGVAKKFIFHEDYSLLTTANMNMQFTKTNDLISSSFVSIDPAIGLEFGYTNLAFLRAGIGNFQQVTQLDNTEKIGFQPNIGLGFKYKGIAIDYALTALGNQSTALYSNVFSLKIDLSLFRN
- a CDS encoding glycosyltransferase family 4 protein encodes the protein MRIIQIIDSLDAGGAERMAVNYANALVDKIEFSGLVATRKEGSLLHQIHPNVSYLFLNKKKRLDTAALFRLRSYVLKNKVTHVHAHSTSFFLAFLLKMSLPSLTIIRHDHYGNNEFLATRPYFVLKLTAYFFNGIIAVNQKLKDWSEQKLKAKNVIFLPNFPVIEMGIVGDTVLKGVEGRRIVSLANLREQKNHFLLLEVARKLRQFQPNWTFHLVGQDFEDKYSEQIRRLIMDYDLENNVFLYGSKQDVENILSQSDIAILTSQSEGLPVALLEYGLYKKAVVVTRVGEIPMIVQHGKNGFIVDSNEPDLYYQSLVELIKDEALRFDFGNALYSCIQAEYSAENVLRKYLNWLKKS
- the lptB gene encoding LPS export ABC transporter ATP-binding protein; this encodes MKLRAENLIKTYKGRSVVKGISVEVNQGEIVGLLGPNGAGKTTSFYMIVGLVKPNSGNIYLDDLNITDYPMYKRAQQGIGYLAQEASVFRKLSIEDNILSVLQLTKLSKEQQIAKMESLIAEFSLEHIRTNRGDLLSGGERRRTEIARCLATDPKFILLDEPFAGVDPVAVEDIQRIVAQLKNKNIGILITDHNVQETLAITDKTYLMFEGGILKAGIPEELVEDEMVRRVYLGQNFELRKKKLEF
- a CDS encoding DUF4105 domain-containing protein, producing MKASQLKNIFVCILLLNSIYNSFGQDVLLSKNAHISVLTCGTGNESYSLFGHTAIRVSDIDNNIDIVYNYGAFDFDTPNFVMQFTKGDLNYFITNNRYIDFINQYTYEKRDVYEQELNIPLALKQELFNNLAQSMLSDERLYNYKFIDNNCTSKVVDVINKTLKSKVIIKKTDTDQTYRSILFPYFDNHFYEKLGTSIVFGRKVDQMGTKIFLPFELQKSLKLIQYQNHPLCGENKTILTFEEETPSSWWNNCYSYLLLLGFVILINKRAIDFVYLFTIALLGSLFVFLGFYSSHQELGYNYNILLFNPILFIALFFWSTKNSKWTYKTAGFTILTMVLYFFLMLNKVHLLIIAPILITNLVVLIRLAIRNKKRIPIII
- a CDS encoding glycoside hydrolase family 25 protein, which encodes MKKKNTRTAYSRKSKKKRTVFSAKIFGYFIVGFLIVAVLSVAYHYRSGLANYLGFKSHYNSHTDVFSEARNLRVLEKNEGKIVGLDVSEYQGKIRWSYVDTLEKKYPLHYVFIRATVGNDRVDHQFKKNWLGAKENKMIRGAYHYYRPNENSLEQAKLFIKTVKLRKGDLPPVLDIEKLPKEQSIERLKVGLRRWLNAVELHYGVRPVIYTGEKYYDDFLKEEFSDYLFWIANYNFYREKIQDNWLFWQFTEKATVPGIDYSVDVNIYNGDLQQLHFITVE
- a CDS encoding sugar transferase, which produces MSNQKNIHFEISERKLLLRFFDVISVLFALYLVGFLFHFEYFRFSVTNYYWTIVLAIYINVFGAVFEMYNLQVASNHFQVLRSTVLATTATVVFYLLTPIFSPQLPKNRLQLLFFYLAVFLALYTWRMIYVRFLASNRFVQKVLLICDREQVEELILGIENADPHYKIIGYVNAEQPINDNFEDHYVRCIKREELSLFVTENGISELVVASPKTDGITVDLYQQLLQILESGVTIREYTQVYENKTLRIAVQYIARDFYRFFPFSRSNQNKLYLSIVRLFEIGLSLLGICIGLVLVPIILLGNIFWNKGQLFYTQERVGKDGVEFEILKFRTMIKNAETKGAVFTTTNDSRITKFGKFLRKTRIDEVPQFINILKGDMAIIGPRPERPYFVNEIAKIMPFYETRHIIKPGLTGWAQVNYSYGEKIEDSLVKLQYDLYYIKHRSIYLDLSIVFKTISTVLFYRGQ
- a CDS encoding CDP-alcohol phosphatidyltransferase family protein → MNIKKHIPNTITLLNLLCGCIALVYTSNDRFEMAFIFVCLGIFLDFFDGFFARLFKVAGPLGLQLDSLADMVTSGVVPGFVMFKMMLSSSVDMSEGYLQYFPYLGFIITLGACFRLAKFNIDTRQTDSFIGLPTPANTLFILSLPLVLEYYSAESLMVLEILTEKWVLLLISLFSAYVMNAEIPLFALKIKKFNFKDNALQIVFLTISVLLLFFLQYLGIALVIIFYVLLSIINNKFLKK
- a CDS encoding carboxymuconolactone decarboxylase family protein; its protein translation is MSDIVQEFNDYRSKMNEKLLADNNKIVKRIFNLDTNAYAAGALDVKTKELLGLVASAVLRCDDCVKYHLETSYKEGVTKEEMMEAMGIATLVGGTIVVPHLRRAYEFWEALEEQGN
- a CDS encoding O-antigen ligase family protein; protein product: MKKEELSYIYLILFHAFLGALVYVLPIISKVYTLIIFVFGVYYIVKKKNKNNEVLIMSAYVVSVEVLLRMTDGVILSEFGKYSILIFMFLGMIYSGFSKNAFLYWVFLTLLIPGIIISILSMNFETDLRKAIAFNISGPVCLGISSIYCYQRKIAFDRLKGVITTFSLPLVSIVVYLFLYTPSVRDVVTGTQSNFETSGGFGPNQVSTILGLGIFIFFVQLLLNSKSRLLQIINAGFVLVFAFRGIVTFSRGGVMTAVLMIFLLMTVLYFQANLNTKPKMGLIIILSFLAGLGVWGYSSMQTGGLINKRYANQDATGREKKSQFSGREELMQSELQIFFDNPVLGAGVGRGKEIREEVTGNVVASHNEITRMLAEHGSLGLIDLMILLFTPLLLFVDSRQNLLLLSFLAFWLLTINHAAMRLAAPAFVYALSLLKVYIEEIDTIPKETEMKNGDAIFH